From the Cohaesibacter sp. ES.047 genome, one window contains:
- a CDS encoding group III truncated hemoglobin, whose amino-acid sequence MPTEPVQSEADATDNVVLHGRSLPRMERAGKPLDSSITEEQVSLLVETFYDRIREHPRLSVLFAKGMTQNWADHLDTMKRFWRSMLMQTREYGGRPVPAHTQLEGLKPDDFAQWLDLFRKTAREICPPAAAALYIDRAETIARNLQIAIFMKGEIVPETAFEGGVLTNYWEKLLEK is encoded by the coding sequence TTGCCGACCGAACCGGTGCAAAGCGAAGCAGACGCGACCGACAATGTAGTTTTACACGGTCGCTCTTTGCCGCGTATGGAGCGCGCGGGAAAACCGCTCGATTCCTCCATTACCGAGGAACAGGTTTCTCTGTTGGTCGAAACCTTTTACGACCGCATTCGGGAGCACCCTCGTTTGTCTGTGCTGTTTGCCAAGGGGATGACGCAAAACTGGGCGGATCATCTCGACACCATGAAACGCTTCTGGCGGTCGATGTTGATGCAAACACGAGAATATGGTGGGCGACCCGTTCCGGCCCACACGCAGTTGGAGGGATTGAAGCCCGATGACTTTGCACAATGGCTAGATCTGTTTAGAAAGACCGCACGGGAGATCTGCCCACCGGCAGCCGCAGCACTATACATTGATCGCGCTGAAACAATCGCGCGCAACCTGCAGATTGCGATTTTTATGAAGGGCGAAATCGTGCCAGAAACTGCATTCGAGGGCGGTGTATTAACAAATTATTGGGAAAAACTGCTCGAAAAGTGA
- a CDS encoding phage regulatory CII family protein codes for MLDDLDARDRGEQFAFLVKMAIKANKRHDNASVAKNMGLSYHAFHQRLDGKTIFSADEIRRLIACFPDAAIVSYLLRGTRFVAAERITAGLSEEEEAIYQAAHRIVFEASDVLRVVDQALNDGHISTRDVVTINGEIEEAERSLVSLKDFVDTLKGRHVTRA; via the coding sequence ATGTTAGACGATCTCGACGCACGCGACCGGGGAGAACAATTTGCGTTCCTGGTCAAGATGGCCATCAAGGCCAACAAAAGACACGACAATGCGTCTGTCGCGAAAAATATGGGGCTGAGCTATCATGCCTTTCATCAACGCCTTGATGGCAAAACCATTTTCTCTGCCGATGAAATCAGACGCCTGATTGCTTGCTTTCCCGATGCCGCAATCGTCAGCTATCTGCTGAGAGGCACGCGCTTTGTCGCCGCCGAGCGCATCACAGCAGGCCTTTCGGAAGAAGAGGAAGCAATCTATCAAGCTGCGCACAGGATCGTCTTTGAAGCCTCTGATGTGTTGCGCGTCGTGGATCAGGCACTGAACGACGGGCATATCTCGACCCGGGACGTTGTCACGATCAACGGCGAAATCGAGGAAGCAGAACGCAGTCTCGTTTCCCTCAAGGACTTTGTCGACACCCTCAAAGGGAGACACGTGACCAGAGCCTAG
- a CDS encoding Rrf2 family transcriptional regulator encodes MRLAKGTDYAYRILMLVAINKDRDMTVESVSTALRLSRTHCMKIIAKLSNGGFLKTQRGRGGGLELGQEPSDIRMGDVAKVMESDFGYVECLCPRCDDEPKPDCPMFGGCEMSRIMSRSVKQFVASLNEHSLADVLRRSKNAPNLMMPDCPDPLDESDLVLSDEKAL; translated from the coding sequence ATGAGATTGGCAAAGGGCACCGATTACGCCTACCGCATTTTGATGCTGGTCGCGATAAACAAGGATCGCGACATGACGGTTGAATCTGTGTCGACCGCCTTGCGCCTGTCCCGCACCCATTGCATGAAGATTATCGCCAAACTGTCCAACGGCGGGTTTCTCAAGACCCAACGTGGTCGGGGTGGTGGGCTGGAACTCGGTCAGGAGCCATCGGACATTCGCATGGGCGATGTGGCCAAGGTAATGGAATCCGATTTCGGCTATGTCGAATGCCTTTGTCCGCGTTGCGATGATGAACCCAAGCCCGACTGCCCGATGTTTGGCGGCTGCGAGATGTCCCGCATCATGTCCCGCTCGGTGAAGCAGTTCGTCGCAAGCCTCAATGAACACTCCCTTGCCGACGTGCTTCGGCGGTCCAAGAATGCCCCCAATCTGATGATGCCGGACTGTCCTGATCCCCTTGATGAAAGCGATCTGGTGCTTTCTGATGAAAAGGCGCTCTAG
- a CDS encoding SlyX family protein, translating into MSNDFEERIVDLEIQVTHQSKTIDELSEVMSQQWQHIDRLTRQLKGLSDMVVELEENTGPPANQKPPHY; encoded by the coding sequence GTGAGCAATGACTTCGAAGAACGGATCGTCGATTTGGAGATCCAGGTGACACATCAGTCCAAGACAATCGACGAGTTGTCCGAAGTGATGTCTCAGCAATGGCAGCACATCGACCGTCTGACCCGGCAATTGAAGGGGCTCAGTGATATGGTGGTGGAGCTGGAGGAAAACACCGGCCCTCCGGCCAATCAGAAGCCCCCGCATTACTGA
- a CDS encoding PAS domain-containing methyl-accepting chemotaxis protein yields MLGFNFGGPDDTARLAALGRSWAIIEFDLVGTILCANDNFCQALGYAQSEIVGKHHSMFVSDEVRNSSDYKAFWTALGCGEAQNGEYLRKSKDGSDVWIQASYSVVTNKVGKPVSVIKIAADITEQKLNALAVAGQINAIDRSQAVIHFKMDGTVIEANENFCDALGYRLDEIVGKNHSIFIDANFKNSQGYQAFWDKLRAGEFHSGEFKRLAKDGSDVWIQATYNPILDDSGRPIRVVKFATDITATVEERLRRAQVQRDIDAELDDVANAVTHTNEQAGSAANAAIEASSSVQTVAAAAEELVASIEEISRQVSHATGVSEQAVQESIQSETIMTGLSEHAQSIGEVIELIDSIAAQTNLLALNATIEAARAGEAGKGFAVVAAEVKDLAAQTTKATDSISSRINSVQTSTNSAVAAINEIRQVIESVNQIAQSIAAAVEEQSAVTRDISDNMQQASHGVGTISSNVETISNMTAQMQASTQKVREASKLLA; encoded by the coding sequence ATGCTTGGTTTTAACTTTGGTGGTCCTGATGACACCGCACGTCTGGCAGCGCTCGGGCGCTCTTGGGCGATTATCGAATTCGATCTCGTCGGCACAATTCTGTGCGCCAATGACAATTTCTGCCAAGCTTTGGGCTACGCACAGAGTGAGATCGTGGGCAAACATCACAGCATGTTTGTATCCGATGAAGTACGCAACTCCTCTGACTATAAAGCCTTCTGGACCGCGCTTGGATGCGGCGAAGCGCAGAACGGTGAATACCTGCGCAAGAGCAAGGATGGCTCCGATGTCTGGATTCAGGCCTCCTACAGCGTGGTGACAAACAAAGTAGGCAAACCTGTCAGTGTGATCAAGATCGCGGCCGATATCACCGAGCAGAAACTGAATGCTCTGGCGGTGGCCGGACAGATTAACGCCATCGACCGGTCGCAGGCCGTGATTCATTTCAAGATGGATGGCACCGTCATTGAAGCCAACGAGAACTTCTGCGATGCTCTGGGGTATCGCCTTGATGAGATCGTCGGCAAGAACCACAGCATATTCATCGATGCAAACTTCAAAAACAGCCAGGGCTATCAGGCCTTTTGGGACAAGCTGCGAGCCGGTGAGTTTCACTCTGGCGAGTTCAAGCGTCTGGCAAAGGATGGAAGTGATGTTTGGATCCAGGCAACCTACAACCCGATCCTGGATGATAGCGGCCGGCCGATCCGTGTTGTCAAGTTCGCCACCGACATCACCGCCACCGTCGAAGAACGTCTTCGTCGCGCGCAAGTTCAACGCGACATCGATGCCGAACTGGATGATGTCGCCAATGCGGTGACACACACCAATGAACAAGCAGGCAGCGCAGCCAACGCGGCCATCGAAGCGTCATCGAGCGTACAGACAGTTGCCGCAGCTGCCGAAGAGCTCGTCGCCTCGATTGAGGAAATCAGCCGCCAGGTCTCTCATGCGACAGGTGTTTCCGAGCAGGCCGTGCAGGAGTCGATCCAGTCCGAAACCATCATGACCGGTCTGTCCGAGCATGCCCAGAGCATTGGTGAAGTCATCGAGCTGATCGATAGCATCGCCGCTCAGACCAATCTTCTGGCCCTCAATGCCACCATTGAAGCGGCGCGCGCCGGGGAAGCAGGCAAGGGCTTTGCAGTGGTCGCGGCCGAGGTCAAGGATCTGGCAGCTCAGACAACCAAAGCCACGGATAGCATCAGCTCGCGGATCAACTCGGTGCAAACTTCAACCAACAGCGCCGTGGCCGCCATCAACGAAATCCGTCAGGTGATCGAAAGCGTCAATCAGATCGCGCAGAGCATTGCTGCTGCCGTCGAAGAACAGTCGGCCGTTACACGGGACATTTCAGACAATATGCAGCAAGCGTCGCACGGTGTCGGAACCATCTCGTCAAACGTCGAAACGATTTCCAACATGACCGCACAGATGCAAGCCTCGACACAAAAAGTACGAGAAGCCTCAAAACTTCTCGCCTAA
- a CDS encoding EAL domain-containing protein has protein sequence MGLYSRLSFLVKYPKAVNATLFGVVFALLLIGAAAIGSIQILKGLDKQMDRDLRSLNVIGDNIGRTVAKLEIPSTMVPCSSAFQSWLERIGFLPDGIHEIIYDDGTVSCSVTEGLRHAGLKLGEPDIIDQANGYQLWLDRDLQMLGQNGLTGTFFRKNSFTLVLPRIDLEEALTTWHEREMLSPIKDGSMRHRAGKFGLSHGLELTALPDSGFSLEKASFWSYKCNSNDLICIYSVAPIADTLFSSRGALVLVVAILGVVAFMLAKLLSRRVMRIWSFQSRFIRTMSYETLECFYQPLLSLDTGEIEGVEALVRWRDTDGSLVFPDRFLPIVEKKRLTKQLTACVIARAIDDLRTIEFSVEVPRVNINIFPQDFEGIWLIKALLPMIEAPRKLQPVVEIVETANLPLEETKEAVSLLRASGIETYIDDFGVGYSSIHYLSALGADGVKLDRSFAMAPEGSLNKTMLFSAIEMISKTGLKLVVEGVEDRDRLMELRATNKVDIIQGYLISPPMSPKRLRTFLADFQIERLQNVTHTTHVHPDIKAVFKK, from the coding sequence ATGGGACTGTACAGTAGGCTCTCATTTCTTGTGAAGTACCCTAAGGCGGTGAATGCAACGCTGTTTGGTGTGGTTTTCGCTCTGCTTCTCATTGGTGCAGCAGCCATAGGGTCCATCCAGATTCTCAAGGGTCTGGACAAGCAGATGGACCGGGATCTTCGAAGCCTGAATGTGATCGGTGACAATATCGGCAGAACGGTTGCGAAACTTGAGATTCCGAGCACAATGGTGCCTTGCTCGAGCGCCTTTCAATCTTGGCTCGAGCGTATTGGCTTCCTTCCCGATGGTATTCACGAGATCATCTATGATGATGGAACCGTCTCATGTTCCGTAACAGAAGGCCTGCGCCATGCCGGATTGAAGCTCGGCGAGCCGGACATTATCGATCAAGCCAACGGCTACCAGCTTTGGCTCGACCGTGATTTGCAAATGTTGGGTCAAAACGGGCTGACAGGTACATTCTTTCGCAAGAACAGCTTTACTCTGGTTCTTCCCAGAATCGATCTGGAAGAGGCACTGACCACCTGGCATGAGCGGGAGATGCTCTCACCGATCAAGGATGGCAGCATGCGCCATCGGGCGGGGAAATTCGGTCTGAGCCATGGTTTAGAGCTGACAGCGCTCCCCGATTCCGGTTTTAGTCTGGAGAAGGCAAGCTTCTGGTCGTATAAGTGCAACTCCAATGACCTGATCTGCATATACTCGGTTGCGCCTATCGCAGACACCTTGTTCTCCTCAAGAGGAGCGCTTGTTCTGGTGGTTGCCATTTTGGGCGTTGTTGCCTTTATGCTGGCCAAGCTTCTTAGTAGACGCGTCATGCGCATCTGGTCGTTCCAGTCGCGGTTCATCCGCACCATGTCCTATGAAACGCTTGAATGCTTCTACCAGCCGCTCCTGTCTCTGGACACTGGCGAAATCGAAGGCGTCGAAGCGCTCGTGCGTTGGCGGGATACTGATGGCTCGCTTGTATTTCCTGACCGTTTTTTGCCGATTGTCGAGAAAAAGAGACTGACAAAGCAATTGACTGCGTGCGTCATCGCCAGAGCGATTGACGACCTTCGCACTATTGAGTTCTCCGTTGAAGTGCCCCGCGTGAATATCAACATCTTCCCGCAGGATTTTGAGGGCATCTGGCTAATCAAGGCCCTGTTGCCAATGATCGAGGCTCCGCGCAAGCTGCAGCCCGTGGTAGAGATCGTCGAGACGGCCAATCTGCCGCTAGAAGAAACCAAGGAAGCGGTTTCGCTTTTGAGAGCAAGCGGCATAGAGACCTATATCGATGACTTTGGCGTGGGCTACTCGAGCATCCACTATCTAAGCGCTCTGGGCGCTGATGGCGTAAAACTCGATCGCTCCTTTGCCATGGCCCCCGAAGGGAGCCTCAACAAGACAATGCTGTTCAGTGCTATCGAGATGATCAGCAAGACCGGCCTAAAGCTGGTTGTCGAGGGTGTCGAGGATCGTGACCGCCTGATGGAACTACGGGCCACCAACAAAGTGGACATCATTCAAGGCTATCTCATCAGCCCGCCCATGTCGCCTAAGCGTCTGCGTACGTTCCTTGCGGACTTCCAGATAGAACGGCTTCAAAACGTCACGCACACAACTCATGTGCATCCTGACATCAAGGCTGTCTTCAAAAAGTGA
- the groL gene encoding chaperonin GroEL (60 kDa chaperone family; promotes refolding of misfolded polypeptides especially under stressful conditions; forms two stacked rings of heptamers to form a barrel-shaped 14mer; ends can be capped by GroES; misfolded proteins enter the barrel where they are refolded when GroES binds): protein MAAKEVKFGPDAREKMLRGVDILANAVKVTLGPKGRNVVIEKSFGAPRITKDGVSVAKEIELEDKFENMGAQMVREVASKTNDIAGDGTTTATVLAQAIVREGHKFVAAGMNPMDLKRGIDIAVAETHKALEASSKTINSSEEVAQVGTISANGEAEIGQMIADAMQKVGNEGVITVEEAKSLETELEVVEGMQFDRGYLSPYFVTNTEKMIADLEDPYILLHEKKLSNLQTMLPILEAVVQSSRPLLIIAEDIEGEALATLVVNKLRGGLKIAAVKAPGFGDRRKAMLEDIAVLTGGTVISEDVGIKLESVTLDMLGTAKKVNITKETTTIVDGAGAKDGIEARVAQIKAQIEETSSDYDREKLQERLAKLAGGVAVIRVGGATEVEVKERKDRVDDALNATRAAVEAGIVPGGGTALLRATTAVEKLTSDNPDIEAGIKIVLHALKSPIRQIAENAGVEGSIVVNKVLEGDESLGFDAQTESYVNMIEAGIIDPTKVVRTALQDAASIAGLMITTEAMVADAPSKDGGAPAMPDMGGMGGMGGMGGMM, encoded by the coding sequence ATGGCTGCTAAAGAAGTCAAATTTGGTCCCGACGCCCGCGAGAAAATGCTGCGCGGCGTGGACATTCTGGCTAACGCTGTAAAAGTCACCTTGGGCCCGAAAGGCCGCAACGTGGTGATTGAAAAATCCTTCGGCGCACCGCGCATCACCAAAGATGGTGTTTCCGTTGCCAAGGAAATCGAACTTGAAGACAAGTTCGAAAACATGGGCGCACAGATGGTGCGTGAAGTTGCGTCCAAAACCAACGACATCGCTGGTGACGGCACGACCACTGCTACCGTTCTGGCGCAGGCTATCGTTCGCGAAGGCCACAAGTTCGTTGCTGCTGGCATGAACCCGATGGACCTGAAGCGCGGCATTGATATCGCTGTTGCCGAGACCCACAAGGCGCTCGAAGCTTCCTCCAAAACGATCAACTCTTCTGAAGAAGTTGCTCAGGTTGGCACCATCTCCGCTAACGGCGAAGCCGAAATCGGCCAGATGATCGCTGATGCGATGCAGAAAGTTGGCAACGAAGGTGTTATCACCGTAGAGGAAGCCAAGTCTCTGGAAACCGAGCTGGAAGTCGTTGAAGGCATGCAGTTCGACCGTGGTTACCTGTCTCCGTACTTCGTAACCAACACCGAGAAAATGATCGCTGATCTGGAAGATCCGTACATCCTGCTGCACGAGAAGAAACTCTCCAACCTGCAGACGATGCTTCCGATCCTTGAAGCCGTTGTTCAGTCTTCCCGTCCGCTGCTCATCATAGCAGAAGACATCGAAGGCGAAGCGCTTGCTACGCTCGTTGTCAACAAACTGCGCGGCGGCCTGAAAATTGCTGCTGTCAAAGCTCCTGGCTTCGGCGATCGCCGCAAAGCCATGCTCGAAGACATTGCTGTCCTGACCGGCGGCACCGTGATCTCCGAAGACGTTGGCATCAAACTCGAAAGCGTTACCCTCGACATGCTGGGTACTGCCAAGAAGGTCAACATCACCAAAGAGACCACCACGATCGTTGATGGTGCTGGCGCAAAAGACGGCATCGAAGCCCGCGTTGCACAGATCAAAGCTCAGATCGAGGAAACCTCTTCTGACTATGACCGTGAAAAACTTCAGGAACGTCTGGCGAAACTCGCTGGCGGTGTTGCTGTTATCCGCGTTGGCGGTGCAACCGAAGTTGAAGTGAAAGAACGCAAAGACCGCGTTGACGACGCCCTGAACGCAACCCGCGCTGCTGTTGAAGCCGGTATTGTTCCTGGTGGTGGCACCGCCCTTCTGCGCGCAACCACGGCTGTCGAGAAACTCACCTCTGACAACCCTGACATTGAAGCTGGCATCAAGATCGTTCTTCATGCCCTCAAATCTCCTATCCGCCAGATCGCCGAAAACGCTGGTGTTGAAGGCTCGATCGTTGTCAACAAAGTTCTGGAAGGCGACGAGTCCCTTGGCTTCGACGCTCAGACAGAAAGCTATGTCAACATGATCGAAGCTGGCATCATCGACCCGACCAAAGTGGTTCGCACTGCTCTGCAGGATGCAGCCTCTATCGCTGGTCTGATGATCACCACCGAAGCCATGGTCGCTGATGCACCGTCTAAAGATGGCGGCGCTCCTGCAATGCCTGATATGGGTGGCATGGGCGGCATGGGCGGCATGGGCGGCATGATGTAA
- the groES gene encoding co-chaperone GroES has product MKFRPLHDRVVVRRVKSEEKTAGGIIIPDTAKEKPSEGEIVAVGNGARDEAGNLVALEVKAGDRVLFGKWSGTEVKIDGEDLLIMKESDIMGILG; this is encoded by the coding sequence ATGAAATTCCGTCCTCTGCATGACCGCGTCGTCGTACGCCGCGTAAAATCCGAAGAGAAAACCGCTGGTGGCATCATCATTCCTGATACCGCCAAAGAAAAGCCGAGCGAAGGCGAAATCGTTGCTGTTGGCAACGGTGCTCGTGACGAAGCTGGCAACCTGGTCGCGCTGGAAGTTAAAGCGGGCGACCGTGTTCTGTTCGGCAAATGGTCCGGCACCGAAGTCAAAATCGACGGTGAAGACCTGCTGATCATGAAAGAGTCCGACATCATGGGCATCCTGGGCTAA
- a CDS encoding AAA family ATPase: MVSSSLPRLILTGPESSGKTILAQALVETLDGILAPEYLRDYFEVRGELTLEDAIPIAQGQWANEERAGDIAQAEDKLLICDTDLISSLVYSCHYYEDELNTPLWAQWEQWAESHKKRLKSPPFAPRLYVLCGTDCPWVPDGQRDAPENREHFLRLFECELKAQGCDYITVWGSVEERLSAVLFHLVQNHLKRG; the protein is encoded by the coding sequence ATGGTTTCCTCTTCCCTGCCCCGCCTCATCCTCACCGGCCCGGAAAGTTCGGGCAAAACAATTCTGGCGCAGGCATTGGTGGAGACACTCGATGGCATTCTTGCGCCGGAATATCTACGGGACTATTTCGAGGTGCGAGGGGAATTGACGCTCGAGGATGCCATTCCCATCGCACAAGGCCAGTGGGCCAATGAAGAACGCGCAGGCGACATCGCGCAGGCAGAAGACAAATTGCTGATTTGCGACACTGACCTGATTTCATCCCTCGTGTATTCTTGCCATTATTACGAAGACGAGCTCAACACACCGCTTTGGGCGCAGTGGGAACAGTGGGCAGAGAGCCACAAGAAACGTCTCAAATCGCCGCCCTTCGCGCCCCGTCTTTATGTTCTTTGCGGAACGGATTGCCCTTGGGTGCCCGATGGTCAGCGCGACGCACCGGAGAACAGGGAGCACTTTCTCCGTCTGTTCGAGTGCGAATTGAAGGCTCAAGGGTGTGACTATATCACCGTGTGGGGTTCGGTGGAGGAACGACTGAGCGCTGTGCTGTTCCATCTCGTTCAGAACCATCTCAAACGCGGCTGA
- a CDS encoding SulP family inorganic anion transporter: protein MRQPKIILTSRDYSLSLFTSDVLAGITVAMVALPLSLAIAIASGADPAKGLVTAIVGGFFISLLGGSRVQIGGPTGAFIVVVFDVISTHGYDGLVLASLMAGIILLVAGYFRVGRLIQFIPDAVVNGFTIGIGIIIATSQIKDFVGINLASEPADFIDKVPALIAASDTASLAAIAIAMTTLVMIVLLRRTFPRFPGLVVAIAVGSLLVAFLSLDVDTIGSRFGELPRTLPWPQVPEITLDRITELFPSALIIAFLAGVESLLSALVADRMINGNHRPNAELMAQGAANIASALMTGLPATGAIARTATNVKAGGKTPVAGIVHTLVILLVMLVAAPLAGHLAMPALAALLMLTAWNMCEVHKWGEYLKGRRSDLVLLLLTLSLTVLVDLTVAIGVGVSVGLALRLSRRKAVDSDWHTPER from the coding sequence ATGCGTCAACCCAAGATCATTCTCACCTCTCGCGACTATTCCCTTTCGCTTTTCACATCAGACGTGCTTGCAGGCATCACCGTGGCCATGGTCGCGCTGCCTCTCAGTCTGGCGATCGCCATCGCCTCGGGCGCCGATCCCGCGAAAGGGCTCGTGACCGCCATCGTTGGCGGATTTTTCATTTCGCTGCTTGGTGGCAGCAGGGTGCAGATTGGTGGGCCGACCGGTGCTTTCATCGTTGTCGTGTTCGATGTCATCAGCACTCATGGTTACGATGGTCTGGTGCTGGCGAGCCTGATGGCGGGCATAATCCTTCTTGTGGCGGGTTATTTCCGGGTTGGCCGTCTGATCCAATTCATCCCCGATGCCGTCGTCAACGGCTTCACGATCGGCATCGGCATTATCATCGCGACCAGCCAGATCAAGGATTTCGTGGGGATCAATCTTGCCTCAGAGCCCGCGGATTTCATCGACAAGGTGCCTGCCCTCATCGCAGCCAGCGATACCGCCAGTCTGGCGGCGATTGCGATTGCGATGACCACCCTCGTGATGATCGTGCTTTTGCGCCGCACCTTTCCGCGCTTCCCCGGTCTGGTGGTTGCCATCGCGGTTGGATCGCTGCTCGTGGCGTTCCTTTCGCTTGATGTGGATACCATCGGATCGCGTTTTGGCGAGCTGCCGCGCACGCTGCCCTGGCCGCAAGTTCCCGAGATTACCCTTGATCGGATCACCGAGCTGTTTCCTTCAGCCCTGATCATCGCCTTTCTGGCAGGGGTCGAGTCGCTCTTGTCCGCGCTGGTCGCAGACCGGATGATCAACGGCAATCACCGTCCCAATGCCGAGCTTATGGCGCAAGGCGCGGCCAACATCGCATCGGCTTTGATGACCGGCCTTCCCGCAACTGGCGCTATCGCCCGAACGGCAACCAACGTGAAAGCCGGAGGGAAAACCCCCGTGGCGGGCATCGTCCATACGCTGGTCATCCTCCTCGTGATGCTCGTTGCCGCCCCGCTCGCCGGTCATCTGGCGATGCCTGCCCTTGCTGCCCTTTTGATGCTGACCGCGTGGAACATGTGCGAGGTGCACAAATGGGGTGAGTATCTCAAAGGACGACGGAGCGACCTCGTTCTGCTTCTGTTGACGCTCAGCCTCACGGTTCTTGTGGATCTGACCGTCGCGATCGGCGTCGGTGTGTCGGTAGGGCTTGCATTGCGTCTGTCTCGGAGGAAAGCTGTCGATAGTGACTGGCACACTCCGGAGCGCTGA
- a CDS encoding GNAT family N-acetyltransferase has product MAISFRLAKAQQLQEIRALYLKNMAYIGERMGVGQPAHAFSHLDQFLANRNLYVATNEDGTAIGAAAMSEVDNALYLDYLVIGKDWQRQGVGCFILSELELIAESRELPFLRLHTPEVMTELVDYYNVRGFTETHRAEPDHGRDKILRVYFQKAISGSDLRMDPEHEHDRLLA; this is encoded by the coding sequence ATGGCGATCTCATTCCGGCTGGCAAAAGCCCAGCAATTACAGGAAATCCGCGCCCTTTACCTGAAAAACATGGCCTATATCGGCGAACGCATGGGAGTTGGTCAGCCAGCCCATGCTTTCTCTCACCTCGACCAGTTTCTCGCCAACCGCAATCTCTATGTGGCGACAAATGAGGACGGAACGGCAATTGGTGCGGCCGCCATGAGTGAAGTCGACAATGCGCTCTACCTCGATTATCTCGTGATCGGGAAAGACTGGCAGCGTCAAGGGGTTGGGTGTTTCATCCTGTCGGAGCTTGAGCTTATCGCGGAATCGCGGGAATTGCCGTTTCTCAGACTGCATACCCCCGAGGTGATGACCGAGCTCGTCGACTACTACAACGTCAGAGGCTTCACCGAGACCCACCGGGCTGAGCCAGACCACGGGCGCGACAAGATCCTGCGGGTCTATTTCCAGAAGGCGATTTCCGGCAGCGATCTACGCATGGATCCCGAGCACGAACATGATCGCCTGCTCGCCTGA